Proteins co-encoded in one Phragmitibacter flavus genomic window:
- a CDS encoding AraC family transcriptional regulator: protein MANSILTAPIPASAATAKNPSNRAFQNAFFRRMGDTQQFRLLFDHLPDIGFFAKDAEGRFVAFTPHLQRLSGCTTEEEYLGRDDSIMHTPLTTATIRQDDLKVMRTGQPLINRVEFLFNSGPGSGWYCTTKLPIFDSEKHIIGLMGVVKPFTGALGTLPEYANLEAALRLIETHYAESIPTDKLASATGCSARQLNRRFQKAFNMSLQDFIAHRRIQAAMEALHGSATLADIASQHGFSDQSHLTRQMRKLTGMTPGQVRRRLATPG from the coding sequence ATGGCGAATTCGATCCTCACTGCTCCCATCCCAGCCAGCGCTGCAACCGCTAAGAATCCCAGCAACCGCGCCTTTCAAAACGCCTTCTTCCGACGCATGGGCGACACCCAACAGTTCCGGCTGCTCTTTGACCACCTGCCCGACATCGGCTTTTTCGCCAAAGATGCTGAAGGACGTTTCGTCGCCTTCACCCCCCACCTTCAAAGACTCTCCGGCTGCACCACCGAGGAAGAATACCTCGGTCGCGACGACAGCATCATGCACACCCCGCTGACAACTGCCACCATCCGCCAGGACGACCTCAAGGTCATGCGCACCGGCCAACCTCTCATCAATCGCGTCGAATTCCTTTTCAACTCCGGCCCCGGCTCCGGTTGGTATTGCACCACCAAGCTGCCAATCTTCGACTCCGAAAAACACATCATCGGCCTCATGGGAGTCGTCAAACCCTTCACCGGAGCCCTCGGCACCCTCCCCGAGTATGCGAATCTCGAAGCCGCTTTGCGCCTCATCGAAACCCACTACGCCGAATCCATACCCACCGACAAACTCGCCAGCGCCACCGGATGCTCTGCACGCCAGTTGAACCGACGCTTTCAAAAAGCGTTCAACATGTCGCTCCAGGATTTCATCGCCCACCGTCGCATTCAGGCCGCCATGGAAGCCCTTCACGGCAGCGCCACCCTCGCAGACATCGCCTCCCAACACGGCTTCTCCGATCAAAGTCATCTCACCCGACAGATGCGCAAACTGACCGGCATGACCCCCGGTCAGGTTCGTCGCAGACTCGCCACCCCCGGGTGA
- a CDS encoding lysophospholipid acyltransferase family protein gives MAKIRLKNPGRAIAALMRGIGNTLDCHLHNTANVDPASSERYIWAFWHDSMFLMPWMWEAIFPARPAVILTSPSGDGEVIAQTCAEFRLLAARGSSSRRGAQAMIELAKLARSGHDLGVTPDGPRGPRHHLNPGIIKLAQLTGLRIIPLHVTYQNAFKFNTWDGFQLPVPFSRVDIEFRDPITIPRDATESQCEELRQHVQQQL, from the coding sequence GTGGCCAAGATCCGCCTCAAGAACCCAGGCCGCGCCATCGCCGCCCTCATGCGCGGCATCGGCAACACCCTCGACTGCCACCTCCACAACACGGCCAACGTCGACCCGGCCAGTTCCGAGCGCTACATCTGGGCCTTCTGGCACGACTCCATGTTTCTCATGCCCTGGATGTGGGAGGCCATCTTCCCCGCCCGCCCCGCCGTCATCCTCACCAGTCCCAGCGGTGACGGCGAGGTCATCGCCCAGACCTGCGCCGAATTCCGCCTCCTTGCCGCCCGCGGATCCAGTTCCCGACGTGGTGCCCAGGCCATGATCGAACTCGCCAAACTCGCGAGATCAGGACACGACCTTGGCGTCACCCCCGACGGCCCACGCGGTCCCCGCCACCATCTCAATCCCGGCATCATCAAACTCGCCCAGCTCACCGGATTGCGTATTATCCCCCTCCACGTCACCTACCAGAACGCGTTCAAATTCAACACCTGGGATGGGTTCCAGCTCCCCGTGCCCTTCAGCCGCGTCGACATCGAATTCCGCGACCCCATCACCATCCCCCGCGACGCCACCGAGTCTCAGTGCGAAGAACTTCGCCAGCACGTTCAGCAACAACTGTAG